The following proteins are encoded in a genomic region of [Eubacterium] hominis:
- the cas8c gene encoding type I-C CRISPR-associated protein Cas8c/Csd1 — translation MSWTNKLLETYEMCASQIGIRKEGTILLPTGHIEQRAQIEVVLDEQGNFKEANELSIDEATTIIPVTEDSASRANGISPHPLHDKLVYTAGDYVTYVEENKKEYHESYMENLKRWVESPYTHPTIQVIYKYLKKGTLIHDLIDYGILTLDGDHLDKKKKFQKVTEQSGALVRFCIDEWDNDIKHPWEDLSLFDSFVKYYESTCQTKDLCYVSGKEIYCTDKHPNKIRYGSDKAKLISSNDSTYFTFRGRIASKNEVNSMGYETSQKIHNALRWLIQKQGFQEHGLTVLVWNAKNIPMFHIMKKIEKVTTEETYALKVNVAIKGRGKEIDPREDVMIMLLESATDGRLAITGYQELSASRYYSNINNWYSQCNWRDYTPYPNTIIRMAYGTYQGKELVVKDKIYKTHLKRLLPCILMGKALPKEFILKVYDQVLKMSKVDEKVWLKSIDVLCALARRESFDRKRLNIGNGGVWAVSLEENRQNHNVTIDFVLGELMAIYHEIEAYSLQISKENRTTNAMKLFTKMKKYPWRTLNRIDSLSIPYVNKLKTKANTLLKLQEEVAKQLHEMSSEQELRNLKNLDFDFVIGFKCMKEYIEKDLKMENQIKEEQNNDNINK, via the coding sequence TTGAGTTGGACAAATAAACTATTGGAAACATACGAAATGTGTGCTTCACAAATTGGAATTCGTAAAGAAGGTACAATATTATTGCCAACAGGGCATATTGAACAAAGAGCACAGATTGAAGTTGTACTTGATGAACAAGGAAACTTCAAAGAGGCAAATGAGCTTTCCATCGATGAAGCTACAACAATCATACCAGTCACTGAAGACTCAGCGAGCAGGGCAAATGGTATCTCGCCACATCCATTACATGATAAACTGGTATATACAGCTGGTGATTATGTAACATATGTGGAAGAGAATAAAAAAGAATATCATGAATCCTATATGGAAAATCTAAAGAGATGGGTGGAATCACCATACACCCATCCCACCATCCAGGTGATTTACAAGTATTTAAAAAAGGGAACATTGATTCATGATTTGATTGATTATGGAATATTAACATTAGATGGTGATCATTTAGATAAAAAGAAAAAATTTCAAAAAGTAACAGAGCAATCAGGTGCACTTGTACGCTTTTGTATAGATGAATGGGATAATGATATAAAACATCCATGGGAAGATCTATCCTTATTCGATAGTTTTGTTAAATATTATGAAAGTACCTGTCAAACAAAAGATCTTTGCTATGTTAGTGGAAAAGAAATCTACTGTACAGATAAACATCCCAATAAAATACGATATGGCAGTGATAAAGCAAAATTAATTTCATCAAATGATTCGACTTACTTTACCTTTCGAGGAAGAATAGCAAGCAAGAATGAAGTGAACAGTATGGGATATGAAACAAGTCAAAAAATTCATAATGCATTACGTTGGCTGATACAAAAACAAGGGTTTCAAGAACACGGTTTAACTGTATTGGTGTGGAATGCAAAAAATATCCCTATGTTTCATATAATGAAAAAGATTGAAAAGGTAACTACAGAAGAAACGTATGCTTTGAAAGTAAATGTTGCTATTAAAGGACGTGGCAAAGAAATAGATCCTCGTGAAGATGTTATGATTATGTTACTAGAATCCGCAACAGATGGTCGTTTAGCAATTACAGGATATCAAGAATTGAGTGCATCGCGATACTACAGTAATATTAATAATTGGTATTCACAATGTAATTGGAGAGATTATACGCCTTATCCAAATACGATCATACGTATGGCTTATGGTACATATCAAGGCAAGGAACTAGTTGTAAAAGATAAAATATATAAAACACATTTGAAACGACTACTTCCATGTATCCTCATGGGAAAAGCATTACCTAAAGAATTTATATTGAAAGTGTATGATCAAGTATTGAAGATGTCAAAAGTAGATGAAAAAGTATGGCTGAAGTCTATCGATGTTTTGTGTGCATTGGCACGCAGGGAAAGCTTCGATAGAAAAAGACTAAATATAGGAAATGGAGGAGTTTGGGCAGTGAGCTTAGAAGAAAACAGACAAAATCATAATGTTACGATCGATTTTGTTTTAGGAGAATTGATGGCAATCTATCATGAAATAGAGGCATATTCATTACAGATTTCAAAGGAAAATAGAACAACAAATGCGATGAAATTATTTACGAAGATGAAAAAGTATCCATGGCGTACACTAAATCGTATTGATTCCTTATCCATACCATATGTAAATAAATTAAAAACTAAGGCAAATACCTTGCTAAAACTGCAAGAGGAAGTTGCTAAGCAATTGCATGAGATGTCTAGTGAGCAAGAATTAAGAAATCTGAAAAATCTAGATTTTGATTTTGTAATAGGCTTTAAATGTATGAAAGAATATATTGAAAAAGATTTAAAAATGGAAAATCAAATAAAGGAGGAACAAAATAATGACAACATTAACAAATAA
- the cas3 gene encoding CRISPR-associated helicase Cas3' yields MKFTQKKDDKVSHLAINNEGGRAQPLYEHNTHTKQLAKKFGQKLNCENICSIAGELHDIGKSQKAFQIYIRKAAAGEFVQKGSINHSSAGAKYIMDTFAKSDNPFVILTAEIIAEAIISHHGLKDFISPDGDLKFQKSCYSEKYDEKEISEYIQEMLDEIKIKDDIEKAVEELQVLYEAIYERIPDGEYKDDELGFDISAIIRYVLSCVIAADREDTRMFMLNETPLIEIDDNLVWKNAINKLEQLISTFSQEGELNKLRMEISRQCYIAASRQPGIYRLSCPTGSGKTLSSLRFALHHAHKYQKKHIFYIAPYKSILTQNSDVMKQFFCKDDVLIHHSDFIPEDQEKYLYLNSNWSSPFIMTTAVQFYQTLFSKNTTSIRRFHQLSESVIIIDEAQTIPTHMISMFNYMINFLSEVCHSTIVLCTATQPVFEKTKRQMRIYADNGIIQDELQQSDVFKRVHYVNKCTPKGFDYDEYADFIMDCWKKHNSVLTIVNTKKDAMELYKKCLALNEEMNVNVSIYHLSTNMCPVHRNKVLQEIKDKLIANEPLICISTNLIEAGIDLSFSSVIRSITGLDSIIQAAGRCNRNGDEQYGYVYLVKPDKENINSLIEVKEGKMVTQSLLDYIESNDAYIDSILDTNIINRYYEKLYFNSSINMDYMINKPFKETQINLWSGLHKGLEEAVSNGNENLPHITSALRSAGEQFKVMEQTIGILVPYEEKGRELIAFFNGNHPDKEKYERLKEAQEYTVQVYEQKYRQLMEAGLVDCLPFGEILALKEGYYDLQVGLMIDKELEDMFL; encoded by the coding sequence ATGAAATTTACTCAAAAAAAAGATGATAAAGTGTCACATTTAGCTATAAATAACGAAGGGGGACGTGCTCAACCATTATACGAACACAATACTCATACAAAACAATTAGCAAAAAAATTTGGACAAAAATTAAACTGTGAAAATATCTGCTCGATTGCTGGCGAATTACATGATATTGGAAAAAGTCAAAAAGCTTTCCAAATTTATATTAGAAAAGCTGCAGCTGGAGAGTTTGTGCAAAAAGGAAGTATAAACCACTCATCTGCAGGTGCTAAATATATAATGGATACATTTGCGAAATCAGATAATCCATTTGTGATATTAACTGCTGAAATAATTGCAGAAGCTATTATAAGTCATCACGGATTAAAAGACTTTATTTCTCCAGATGGAGATTTAAAATTTCAGAAAAGTTGTTATAGTGAAAAGTATGACGAAAAGGAAATATCAGAATATATTCAAGAGATGCTAGATGAAATCAAAATAAAAGATGATATTGAAAAAGCAGTGGAAGAATTGCAGGTATTATACGAAGCTATTTATGAAAGAATACCAGATGGCGAATACAAGGATGACGAGCTTGGATTTGATATCAGTGCCATCATTCGGTATGTTTTATCATGTGTAATAGCAGCAGATAGGGAAGATACACGAATGTTCATGTTAAATGAAACACCTTTAATAGAAATAGATGATAATCTTGTATGGAAAAACGCAATAAATAAGTTAGAGCAATTGATTTCTACTTTTTCCCAAGAAGGTGAATTAAATAAACTGCGTATGGAAATCTCTCGCCAATGTTATATAGCTGCAAGCAGACAACCTGGTATTTACCGATTATCTTGTCCTACAGGATCTGGTAAAACATTATCTTCCTTACGTTTTGCTTTACATCATGCACATAAATATCAAAAGAAACATATTTTCTATATTGCACCATATAAAAGTATTCTTACACAGAATAGTGATGTGATGAAACAATTCTTTTGTAAAGATGATGTTCTGATTCATCATTCTGATTTCATACCTGAAGACCAAGAGAAGTATTTGTATTTAAATAGTAACTGGTCAAGCCCATTTATCATGACAACAGCAGTTCAATTTTACCAAACTTTATTTTCAAAAAATACTACAAGCATCAGGCGATTTCATCAACTTAGTGAATCAGTAATCATTATAGATGAGGCACAGACTATTCCAACACACATGATATCTATGTTTAATTATATGATTAATTTCCTATCAGAAGTTTGCCATAGTACTATAGTCTTATGTACTGCAACACAACCAGTTTTTGAAAAAACTAAAAGGCAGATGCGCATTTATGCAGATAATGGAATTATCCAAGATGAGTTACAACAGAGCGATGTGTTTAAACGAGTGCACTATGTAAATAAGTGCACTCCAAAAGGATTCGATTATGACGAATATGCAGACTTTATTATGGATTGTTGGAAGAAACATAATTCAGTGTTAACGATTGTCAATACAAAGAAAGATGCAATGGAACTGTATAAAAAATGTCTGGCATTAAATGAAGAAATGAATGTGAATGTTAGCATATATCATTTATCTACAAATATGTGTCCAGTGCATCGAAATAAAGTATTACAAGAGATTAAAGATAAATTAATAGCGAATGAACCTTTAATATGCATTTCAACAAATTTGATAGAAGCAGGTATTGATCTTAGTTTTTCTTCTGTTATAAGAAGTATTACAGGACTGGATAGTATCATACAAGCAGCAGGAAGGTGTAATCGAAATGGCGATGAGCAATATGGATATGTATATCTTGTAAAGCCTGATAAAGAAAATATAAATAGCCTTATCGAAGTAAAAGAAGGAAAAATGGTTACACAATCCTTATTAGATTATATAGAATCAAATGACGCCTATATTGATAGTATTTTGGATACCAATATTATCAATCGATATTATGAAAAACTATATTTTAATTCATCGATCAATATGGATTATATGATAAATAAACCGTTTAAAGAAACGCAAATTAATTTATGGTCAGGGCTTCATAAAGGACTTGAAGAAGCTGTATCTAATGGTAACGAAAACTTGCCTCATATTACGAGTGCACTTAGATCAGCAGGCGAACAATTTAAAGTAATGGAACAAACAATTGGCATTCTGGTTCCATATGAAGAAAAAGGAAGAGAATTGATAGCATTCTTTAATGGAAATCATCCAGATAAGGAGAAATATGAGCGTTTAAAAGAAGCACAAGAATATACGGTGCAAGTTTATGAACAAAAATATCGGCAGTTAATGGAAGCAGGATTAGTAGATTGCTTACCATTTGGTGAAATACTGGCATTAAAGGAGGGATATTATGATTTACAGGTTGGACTCATGATAGATAAAGAACTTGAAGATATGTTTTTATGA
- a CDS encoding transposase, translated as MYVSSLYAQKYRRNDFKININVELKRIYLEMENKNDTRFLKIGTNKNYVHFLIQSVPRLNVVQIIKTVKV; from the coding sequence ATGTATGTATCATCTTTATATGCTCAAAAATATAGAAGGAATGATTTTAAAATAAATATAAATGTAGAACTGAAAAGGATATATTTAGAGATGGAGAATAAAAATGATACGAGATTTTTGAAAATAGGAACAAATAAAAATTATGTGCATTTTTTGATACAATCTGTACCAAGATTAAACGTAGTACAGATAATAAAAACAGTAAAAGTATAA
- the cas5c gene encoding type I-C CRISPR-associated protein Cas5, whose translation MQKKNQIEFKVSGKYALFTDPFAVSGGEKTSYMIPTYEALKGICKSIYFKPTFTWVIDDVRVVNTFQTFTKGIRPIVMNGGNTLACYTYLYDVEYEVRAHFEWNLHHDELKDDRNENKHYFIAKRLLKKGGRRDVFLGTRECQADVEPCVFGEKKGAFDDVEEKRFGNMFHGFIYPDEYVRDDEKGKLVATLWTPVMKHGVIHFIRPEECPWHRVVGSGDIKRFNADNFTTVNELEKEGGILELDK comes from the coding sequence ATGCAGAAAAAAAATCAAATCGAGTTTAAAGTATCAGGGAAATATGCGTTATTTACAGATCCCTTTGCGGTTTCAGGTGGAGAAAAAACCAGTTATATGATACCAACCTATGAAGCTCTAAAAGGTATTTGTAAGAGTATTTATTTTAAACCTACATTTACTTGGGTGATTGATGATGTAAGAGTCGTGAATACATTTCAAACATTTACAAAAGGTATTCGACCTATCGTGATGAATGGCGGAAACACACTAGCTTGTTATACGTATTTATATGATGTAGAATACGAAGTTAGAGCGCATTTCGAGTGGAACTTGCACCACGATGAGTTAAAGGATGATCGGAATGAAAATAAACATTATTTCATTGCAAAACGTTTGCTGAAAAAAGGTGGACGTAGAGATGTCTTTCTTGGAACACGAGAATGTCAGGCAGATGTGGAACCATGCGTTTTTGGAGAAAAAAAAGGCGCATTTGATGATGTAGAAGAAAAAAGATTTGGCAATATGTTTCATGGCTTTATTTATCCAGATGAATATGTTAGAGATGATGAAAAAGGCAAGCTAGTCGCTACATTGTGGACACCTGTTATGAAACATGGAGTTATTCATTTTATCCGACCTGAAGAATGCCCATGGCATAGGGTTGTTGGTAGTGGGGATATCAAGCGCTTCAATGCTGACAATTTTACTACTGTGAATGAATTAGAGAAAGAAGGTGGTATACTTGAGTTGGACAAATAA
- a CDS encoding DUF2185 domain-containing protein encodes MTIKNPDYLEIIENLKRKLKNNEVKDKQEATFEILPHLIGALPSVLTGYAVFENKIKSRSEEDLKQYLESRFEIKDKNSAIEKIRQFVFENTQLQFMQFQGFWEGKPPFDLKDLDDKSKDYFDKCKNFAQQFYDLVKNKGFAAFDFGEGIRMAKESYSVGYLSDEEYQFMINDIANRAFRLYDGFEDFAISYLCGGTYFLFYTSGAQIEYADQMFQTLFGGISELFFSGDKLWSSYMWPQAKKYFKNMIDIHKMIEDERGCLVSDRISMDGCQIGYMVRCEPSEGNPDSGWQFFYGNEDQEYLNDVNHVQVFSLNTICNYDPEIIPFLDSPVGSAYARDKDGKFHLLEEKIK; translated from the coding sequence ATGACAATAAAAAATCCAGATTATTTAGAAATTATAGAGAATTTAAAAAGAAAACTAAAAAATAATGAAGTAAAAGATAAACAAGAAGCAACTTTTGAAATTTTACCTCATTTGATTGGTGCTTTACCTTCTGTATTAACAGGGTATGCAGTATTTGAAAATAAAATAAAATCAAGATCAGAAGAGGATTTAAAACAATATTTAGAAAGCCGTTTTGAGATAAAAGATAAGAACAGTGCTATTGAAAAAATACGTCAGTTTGTTTTTGAAAATACACAGTTACAGTTTATGCAATTTCAAGGGTTTTGGGAAGGAAAGCCACCTTTTGACTTAAAAGATCTAGATGACAAATCAAAGGATTATTTTGATAAGTGTAAAAATTTTGCTCAGCAATTTTATGATCTTGTAAAAAATAAAGGATTTGCGGCCTTTGATTTTGGTGAAGGGATAAGAATGGCAAAGGAAAGCTATAGTGTTGGTTACTTAAGTGATGAAGAGTATCAATTTATGATAAATGATATTGCAAATCGTGCTTTTCGTTTATATGACGGGTTTGAAGATTTTGCTATTAGTTATTTATGTGGTGGAACTTATTTCTTATTTTATACAAGTGGTGCGCAAATAGAATATGCAGATCAAATGTTTCAGACCTTATTTGGAGGAATTTCTGAATTGTTTTTTAGTGGAGATAAATTGTGGAGTTCTTATATGTGGCCACAGGCGAAGAAATACTTTAAAAATATGATAGATATTCATAAAATGATAGAGGATGAAAGAGGCTGTTTAGTTAGTGATCGTATAAGCATGGATGGCTGTCAAATTGGGTATATGGTTCGTTGTGAACCAAGCGAAGGCAATCCAGACAGTGGATGGCAGTTCTTTTATGGAAATGAAGACCAAGAATATTTAAACGATGTAAATCATGTACAAGTGTTTTCTTTAAATACTATTTGTAATTATGATCCTGAGATCATTCCTTTTCTAGATAGTCCAGTAGGTTCAGCTTATGCTCGCGACAAAGATGGAAAGTTTCATCTTTTGGAAGAGAAGATTAAGTAG
- the rpmE gene encoding 50S ribosomal protein L31 has protein sequence MKKGIHPEYHRIVVKCTSCGAEFETGSTAKELRVDTCSNCHPFYTGRQRFAAAQGRIEKFNKKYGLK, from the coding sequence ATGAAAAAAGGAATACATCCAGAATACCACCGTATTGTTGTAAAATGTACATCTTGTGGTGCTGAATTCGAAACTGGTTCTACTGCTAAAGAATTACGTGTTGATACTTGCAGTAACTGTCACCCATTCTATACTGGTCGTCAGAGATTTGCTGCTGCACAGGGTAGAATCGAAAAATTCAACAAAAAATACGGACTTAAATAA